GAATTGGAGAAGCAACGCTTAAGATTGGGAATTTCGACCTTCATGGGATGGCATTAGCAGCAATAATTGGTATTGTATTAAATTTAGTTCTACCTTATGATAAGGACGAATCAATTAATAATGAAACGGCATAAGAAAATGGCTTAGATCTTTTAAAGAAAAGTCCAGAGAGGCTTAAAAGGGTGTAAGGCAAACAAAGGTATCTCTATACCTTCATTTGCTCTACCTTCAAACACCCTGATTTAGTAAATCAGGGTGTTTTTCTATAAAAAGAGACTTATTAAAACAAGATTATAGGAGTGGTTGGGCATGTCAAATCTATTAACTATGAACCAGCTTACAAATGAAGAAATTCACGCCATCTTAGAGGATGCAGAGCAGTATAAATCAGGGCAAGGTTGGAAGGCTCTAGATACAGTGTTTGTCTCAAATTTGTTTTTTGAGCCAAGTACAAGAACAAGATTCAGCTTTGAAGTAGCTGAAAAGAAGTTAGGGCTTCAAGTCTTAAATTTTACAGCAGAACATTCTAGTGTGCAAAAAGGTGAAACTTTATATGATACGGTTAAAACTCTTGAGTCAATTGGGGCAAATGCAGTAGTCATTAGGCATCAACAAGATCACTTTTTTGATGATTTGGTCGGAAAGGTATCAATACCAGTGATTAATGCAGGAGATGGTTGTGGTCATCACCCTACACAATCATTACTTGATTTACTAACAATTAAACAAGAGTTTGGACAGTTTAAAGATTTGACAATATCAATACATGGTGATATTCGACACAGTCGTGTTGCAAGGTCAAATGCGGAAGTATTAACAAGGCTTGGAGCAAGGGTGTTATTTTCTGGACCTGCTAAATGGCAAGATCCATTAAACACATATGGAGAATATGTCGAAGTTGACGAAGCAATCCAACAGTCAGATGTTGTGATGCTTCTTAGAATACAGCATGAGCGACACGAAGAAAAAGCATCAGCACAAGATTATCTACAGCAATATGGTTTAACAAAAGAAAGAGAAAAACAAATGAAACAACATGCCATTATCATGCATCCAGCTCCAGTAAATCGTGGTGTTGAAATTAATGGTGATTTAATAGAATGCGAACGTTCTAGAATATTTAAACAAATGGAAAATGGTGTTTTTGCTAGAATGGCTGTTTTAAAGAGAGCTTTACAACAAATTGAGCAAAATCAGGAGGTAATGAAACATGCTATTTATTCTTAAAAATGGATTAATTTTAGATGAGCTTGGTGAGTTGAAAAAGTCTGATGTGAAGGTGGAAGACGGAGAGATACTTGAGATTGGAGAAAATCTTTCTACAGACGGATGTGAAATCATTTCAGTTGATGGAAAGTTGGTTTCAGCAGGTTTTATTGACCTTCACGTCCATCTAAGAGAGCCAGGTGGCGAGCACAAAGAAACAATCGAAACAGGTACACAGAGTGCAGCAAAAGGCGGATTTACAACAATAGCTCCAATGCCAAATACTCGCCCAGTTCCTGACACCAAAGAGCAAATGGAATGGTTGCAAAATCGAATTAAAGAAACAGCTGTTGTGAAAGTTCTTCCATATGCTTCGATTACAACAAGACAGTTAGGTGAAGAATTAACAGACTTCCAAGGATTAAAAAACGCAGGTGCATTTGCCTTCACGGATGATGGTGTTGGTGTACAATCTGCTGGCAAAATGTTAGAAGCAATGAAACAGGCAGCTTCGATCGGTGCAGCAATTGTGGCACACTGCGAAGAAAATACATTAATTAACAAAGGTTCAGTACATGAAGGTGAATTTTCTAAAAAACATGGTATTAATGGGATTCCTTCTGTATGTGAGTCTGTACATATCGCGAGGGATATCCTTCTAGCGGAAGCTGCAGGCTGCCACTATCATGTGTGTCATATCAGTACAAAAGAGTCTGTACGTGTAGTAAGAGATGCAAAACGTGCCGGAATAAACGTAACAGCTGAAGTAACACCACATCACTTATTATTATGTGAAGAAGATATTCCTGGCCTTGATCCGAATTTTAAAATGAACCCTCCTTTAAGAGGAAAAGCAGATCAAGAAGCTTTAATAGAAGGATTATTAGATGGAACAATTGACTTTATTGCAACAGACCATGCACCACATGCAGCAGAAGAAAAAGCAGAAGGCATGCAGTTAGCACCATTTGGAATTGTGGGATTAGAAACAGCATTTCCACTACTTTATACACATTTCGTACTAACGAAGAAATTTACACTAAAGCAACTTGTAGACTTCTTGACAATTCAACCTGCAAAAGCATTTGGATTATCTGGAGGAGTGCTTGAAGTTGGAGCTGCTGCTGATATTACAGTGGTAGATTTGGAAACAGAATCATCAATTAACCCAAGTGAATTTTTATCAAAAGGCAAAAATACACCATTCACAGGCTGGACTTGCAAAGGTTGGCCAACCACAACAATCGTAGATGGAAACATTATATGGGAAAAGGGAGGCATCACAGTATGAAAAGACAACTAATCTTAGAAGATGGAACAGTATTTTTGGGTGAAGCATTTGGAAGTGATAAGGAAAATTTTGGAGAAGTAGTATTTAACACAGGAATGACAGGATACCAAGAAATCCTTTCAGATCCATCATATTGTGGACAGATCGTCACTTTAACGTATCCTTTAATCGGAAACTATGGTATTAACAGAGATGATTTCGAAACAATTACGCCATTTATAAACGGATTTGTTGTAAAGGAATTCTGTGACTATCCTTCTAACTGGAGAAGTGAATATACAATTGATGAGTATTTTAAAATGAAAAACATCCCTGGAATCTCAGGCATTGATACTCGTAAGCTTACAAGAATTATTCGTATGCACGGTACATTAAAAGGAGCAATTTGCTCAGCAGATGCAAACCCTGAAGAAGTCATTAGTAAGCTAAAAGGAACACAACTTCCTACAGATCAAGTACAAGTTGTTTCAACAAAAACAGCCTATCCAAGCCCAGGCAGAGGACATCGTGTAGTGTTAGTTGATTTTGGAATGAAGCATGGTATTTTAAGAGAATTAAATAAACGTAACTGTGACATTGTTGTTGTACCTCATAATGTAACAGCCGAGGAAGTACTACAACTTAAACCAGATGGTATTATGCTATCAAATGGTCCAGGAGATCCAAAAGATGTACCAGAAGCAATTGAAATGATCAAAGGAATTCTTGGTAAAGTTCCATTATTCGGAATTTGTTTAGGTCACCAATTATTTGCCTTAGCTTGTGGTGCAGATTCAGAAAAAATGAAATTCGGTCATCGTGGGTCAAACCACCCGGTAAAAGAATTAAGCACAGGGAAAGTTGATATTACTTCACAAAACCATGGATATACAGTTAGAGAAGATTCAATTAAGGATACAGATTTAGAAGTAACACATGTTGCATTAAATGATGGAACAGTAGAAGGTCTCAAACATAAACAAGCACCTGCATTCACAGTTCAATACCATCCAGAGGCTTCACCAGGCCCTGAGGACGCGAACGGATTATTTGATCAATTTATAAACTTGATGAATGAAGCTAATAAGAAAGAAGGGGTTCTATAATGCCAAAACGTACAGACATCAATAAAATTCTTGTTATCGGTTCAGGTCCAATCGTCATTGGTCAAGCAGCAGAGTTTGATTATGCTGGAACACAAGCATGTATCGCATTAAAAGAAGAAGGATATGAAGTAGTTCTTGTTAACTCAAACCCAGCAACAATTATGACGGATACAGAAATTGCAGATAAAGTATATATCGAGCCTCTTACGGTTGAATTTTTAAGCAACATTATTCGTAAAGAACGTCCAGATGCCCTTGTTCCAACTTTAGGAGGGCAAACGGGTCTTAACATGGCCGTTCAATTAGCAGAATCAGGTGTACTTGATGAATGTGGAGTGGAAATTTTAGGTACTAAGCTTTCCGCAATCCAACAAGCAGAAGATCGTGATTTATTCAGAAGATTAATGAATGAATTAAATGAGCCTGTACCTGAAAGTGAAATTATCCATAACTTAGATGAAGCTTTTGCGTTTGTTAATCAAATCGGATATCCAGTTATCGTAAGACCTGCCTATACATTAGGTGGAACTGGTGGAGGTATTTGTGAAAATGAAGAAGATCTTATCGAAATTGTTACAAGTGGATTAAAAAACAGCCCTGTAACACAATGTCTTCTTGAAAAAAGTATTGCTGGATTTAAAGAAATTGAATATGAGGTAATGCGTGACTCAAATGACCATGCCATTGTTGTTTGTAACATGGAAAACTTTGATCCAGTAGGTGTTCATACAGGTGACTCAATCGTTTTTGCACCAAGTCAAACGTTAAGTGACCGTGAATATCAAATGCTGCGAAACGTATCATTGAAGATTATCCGTGCATTGAAAATTGAAGGTGGCTGTAATGTTCAGCTAGCACTTGATCCAGACAGCTTTAAATACTACATTATTGAGGTTAACCCACGTGTAAGTAGGTCATCTGCGTTAGCTTCTAAAGCAACTGGATATCCGATCGCTAAATTAGCAGCGAAAATTGCTGTTGGTTTAACACTAGATGAAATGAAAAACCCTGTTACAGGGAGAACATATGCATGCTTTGAGCCAGCATTAGATTACATCGTATCAAAGATCCCACGCTGGCCATTTGATAAGTTTGAGTCTGCAAACCGTCGTTTAGGAACTCAAATGAAAGCCACTGGTGAGGTTATGGCGATCGGTCGTACACTTGAGGAATCACTCTTAAAAGCAGTTCGTTCACTCGAGTCTGATGTAGATTATCTTCGTTTAAAAGATGCTGAACAATTCACAGACGAACTAATTGAAAAGCGTATCCGTAAAGCTGGTGATGAGCGCCTATTTTATATCGCTGAAGCTCTTAGAAGAGGTGTTACGAAAGAAACCATTCATGAGTGGAGCCAAATTGACTTATTTTTCTTAATGAAGATTGAAAAAATTATTGCATTTG
This genomic stretch from Metabacillus sp. B2-18 harbors:
- a CDS encoding aspartate carbamoyltransferase catalytic subunit; the protein is MSNLLTMNQLTNEEIHAILEDAEQYKSGQGWKALDTVFVSNLFFEPSTRTRFSFEVAEKKLGLQVLNFTAEHSSVQKGETLYDTVKTLESIGANAVVIRHQQDHFFDDLVGKVSIPVINAGDGCGHHPTQSLLDLLTIKQEFGQFKDLTISIHGDIRHSRVARSNAEVLTRLGARVLFSGPAKWQDPLNTYGEYVEVDEAIQQSDVVMLLRIQHERHEEKASAQDYLQQYGLTKEREKQMKQHAIIMHPAPVNRGVEINGDLIECERSRIFKQMENGVFARMAVLKRALQQIEQNQEVMKHAIYS
- a CDS encoding dihydroorotase; this translates as MLFILKNGLILDELGELKKSDVKVEDGEILEIGENLSTDGCEIISVDGKLVSAGFIDLHVHLREPGGEHKETIETGTQSAAKGGFTTIAPMPNTRPVPDTKEQMEWLQNRIKETAVVKVLPYASITTRQLGEELTDFQGLKNAGAFAFTDDGVGVQSAGKMLEAMKQAASIGAAIVAHCEENTLINKGSVHEGEFSKKHGINGIPSVCESVHIARDILLAEAAGCHYHVCHISTKESVRVVRDAKRAGINVTAEVTPHHLLLCEEDIPGLDPNFKMNPPLRGKADQEALIEGLLDGTIDFIATDHAPHAAEEKAEGMQLAPFGIVGLETAFPLLYTHFVLTKKFTLKQLVDFLTIQPAKAFGLSGGVLEVGAAADITVVDLETESSINPSEFLSKGKNTPFTGWTCKGWPTTTIVDGNIIWEKGGITV
- a CDS encoding carbamoyl phosphate synthase small subunit, with translation MKRQLILEDGTVFLGEAFGSDKENFGEVVFNTGMTGYQEILSDPSYCGQIVTLTYPLIGNYGINRDDFETITPFINGFVVKEFCDYPSNWRSEYTIDEYFKMKNIPGISGIDTRKLTRIIRMHGTLKGAICSADANPEEVISKLKGTQLPTDQVQVVSTKTAYPSPGRGHRVVLVDFGMKHGILRELNKRNCDIVVVPHNVTAEEVLQLKPDGIMLSNGPGDPKDVPEAIEMIKGILGKVPLFGICLGHQLFALACGADSEKMKFGHRGSNHPVKELSTGKVDITSQNHGYTVREDSIKDTDLEVTHVALNDGTVEGLKHKQAPAFTVQYHPEASPGPEDANGLFDQFINLMNEANKKEGVL